The following are encoded in a window of Palaemon carinicauda isolate YSFRI2023 unplaced genomic scaffold, ASM3689809v2 scaffold3, whole genome shotgun sequence genomic DNA:
- the LOC137636439 gene encoding uncharacterized protein isoform X2 gives MKVLMDYFRKIEVKFYLDDNGRKEIRKIETKLFGARIVPFIARIIQIFSLQLDGHEDFYGNYITTYKEPFGDTIHFSTDAELQKALADLLRQNRKRGSGDAPLFKVDIKRRRRSSNRDGTSKNINNKNDGINQRVCKAN, from the exons ATGAAAGTCCTAATGGATTACTTCAGGAAAATTGAGGTAAAGTTCTACTTGGACGACAACGGTCGCAAGGAAATCCGGAAGATCGAAACGAAGCTCTTCGGAGCCAGGATCGTCCCCTTCATTGCCAGGATCATCCAAATCTTCAGTTTGCAGTTGGACGGACACGAAGATTTCTATGGGAACTACATCACCACTTACAAAG AACCTTTTGGAGACACCATCCATTTCTCTACAGACGCAGAGCTACAGAAGGCTCTTGCAGACTTGCTTAGACAAA ACCGGAAGCGAGGTTCTGGAGATGCCCCGCTTTTTAAGGTAgacattaaaagaagaagaaggagcagCAACAGGGATGGCACCTCcaagaacatcaacaacaaaaatgatg GGATCAACCAAAGAGTCTGCAAAGCCAACTGA
- the LOC137636439 gene encoding uncharacterized protein isoform X1: MKVLMDYFRKIEVKFYLDDNGRKEIRKIETKLFGARIVPFIARIIQIFSLQLDGHEDFYGNYITTYKEPFGDTIHFSTDAELQKALADLLRQNRKRGSGDAPLFKVDIKRRRRSSNRDGTSKNINNKNDAKDSKDTPVLKVYVTNENNEETSKNNNYNANKTGCGLLQPY, encoded by the exons ATGAAAGTCCTAATGGATTACTTCAGGAAAATTGAGGTAAAGTTCTACTTGGACGACAACGGTCGCAAGGAAATCCGGAAGATCGAAACGAAGCTCTTCGGAGCCAGGATCGTCCCCTTCATTGCCAGGATCATCCAAATCTTCAGTTTGCAGTTGGACGGACACGAAGATTTCTATGGGAACTACATCACCACTTACAAAG AACCTTTTGGAGACACCATCCATTTCTCTACAGACGCAGAGCTACAGAAGGCTCTTGCAGACTTGCTTAGACAAA ACCGGAAGCGAGGTTCTGGAGATGCCCCGCTTTTTAAGGTAgacattaaaagaagaagaaggagcagCAACAGGGATGGCACCTCcaagaacatcaacaacaaaaatgatg CCAAGGATTCCAAAGACACTCCGGTCCTCAAGGTTTACGTCACCAATGAAAACAATGAAGAGACATCGAAGAATAATAACTACAATGCCAACAAAACAGGCTGCGGTCTCCTTCAGCCTTACTAA